The genomic window CATCGAAATTTTTCTTGATCACCCAGATATACTATCAAATCGATTGCGTGCAGAAGCTGGCGTGAATCAATTAGAAGGCGTTGGTGTGAGTGAAGCACCACGAGGTACATTATTTCATCATTATCAAGTAGATGAAAATGGCTTGTTGCAAAAAGTTAATTTAATTATTGCTACTGGTCAAAATAATCTGGCGATGAATCGTACAGTTGCTCAAATTGCCAGACATTTTATTCAAGGTACAGAAATTCCTGAAGGGATGCTCAACCGTGTCGAGGCAGGGATTCGGGCTTTTGACCCATGTTTAAGTTGTTCCACCCACGCCGCCGGACAAATGCCATTACAAATTCAATTAGTCGCCGCCGATGGTAGTGTTGTTGATCAACTTTCCCGCATCTAAAGCAGTGCCGAATGTGGGTTGGCACTGCTAAAAAAATACTAGATTAAAATCTTTTAACAGTGACCAGTGACCAGTGACCAGTGACCAGTTTCTTTTACACCCTGGGTTGAAGTCCCCCACCCATTGGTGGAGTGCGTTGGTGGCGGGTTTAAACCTACGCCGATACGCCTGGTAACTGATAACTGATAACTGATAACTGATTTAAGTCATCTATTACTGCTAGACTTAATCTGCAACAATTGTTTGTATGCCTCTATCCGGCTCTGATGACTGTAAGATACAGCTGTAAATTCATCCCGTTTGCGTGTAGTTGGCACTGAGATTTGAGCAACAACTGCAAATGGTGCTACACCGGGGTAATCATCCATCCGCACTACTAGTTGTGCATTACTTCCTAAATCAGAAATAGAATATCTGCTACCTCTGGTGGTGACACATTCTTCGTCAGTTTGACCTACTTTGATATTGCGTTCGTAGGTGTCTGGCTCAGTATCCACGATCGCACCTTTTTTATCCAATAGTACCAGATCCCACTCTGTAGCTAAGTTACCGTCGTTACGGACTTTGACACATACCTTAAGTTCATCATCACTCCAGCGATCATAAATGCGATTAGCCCTAACACTAACAACTTTCACGCTGTGAATAGCTTGATCGCCCAAGGCCTTTTCACCAAATTGACTCACCGCCCAATAAGCATAATCCGCCTGACGCTTACAAGGCCCAGTCATGCCAACCCCACCCCATAGCTTGGGATTTGTGACATAACCAAACAAATCCTGACTAACTTTTTGAGAGAGAGAGCGATCTTCACAAATCTTATAGAGGTTCTTCCGAAATTCCTCTTCACACTTTTCCTTAGTTTTACCTGATTGCCTCAACGTGGCATAACAAATATCATGCTGCTTACACGCAGGATCAAAGGTTTTGTTATAAGGAAATAGGAAAAACTTCGCCGCAGCCCGTGCTGCCTGACTGTTATTTGGGCCACAGTAGTCGCTGGCAGCCTGAGCCGATTTCATTGTAATCGCTTGCTGAGTGATTGACAAATTAGAAATATAGCTAAAGGTCAAAACGCCTAAAGCCAACGTAGCAATTTTAGTTACTTTTGAACGGAACATTTGATTTTGCTGAAATAGTAGAAGCAGGACGATTCCAGTTATACTCCAAATAATCAAGCAGACAAGATATAATTACGCAAACTTTTTCTAAAGTTAACTAACAGATACAAACTTGAAAACCAAACTACAATTGTTGATTTTTTGGCTTAATTTATTAACTTATAGCCCACACAAATGAAGAAACCCGGTTTGTATCGGCTCATTTCTTCAATTAGAACTACTAGTACAACGCATGGCTGGTTATTAGCGTGAATGACGACGGCGAGAAATGACCATTCCACCGACAGCTAAACCTAAGCCAAGTAGGGTAGCTGGTTCTGGAACAGCTTGAGGATCATCGATACTAATAAATGTAATTTACTTGTAAATAAGTTATTCGATATATCGTGTAAATTACTTAGACTTTACATAAAAACTATGATTGTATTATAAAAAGATAACTAGATTAGCCTTTGCCCACACTACTAAATTACTGATAAATTTCAACCCTATAAATAAATTTTAGGTTTCTACATTTTTCATTATTAGACCTATTGCAAAAGTCCGAAAATGAGATGTTTCGCTTCGCTCAACATGACAGCTTAAGTATTTATGCAAGAGGTCTATTACAAATTATGGTGGCGTAGCGGGGGGAGCATTGTTAGGAATTAAGAATTACGAATATCGCGTTCTAAATCATCAATTACTTTTTGCATATACCATTCTTCTGTCATCCCTGGATAATAATCTTTCTTCTGTTCAATTAATCTTTGTGCAAGTTCCCAATATCCTCCAACGAGGCGTAAAAGTCGCTGACGTAGGATGTTAAATTTTTGCTGTTTGGCTTCGGGAACAGATTTCTGAATTTGTTTGAGGCTATCTAAGACTTGTTGATGATTTTCCCAATCTTCTTGTTCACAAAAAATACTGATTGCTTTTTGATAGTCTTCTACAGCATTTTGCATTTCTTCTAAAAAAGTATAAGTAATGCCGCGATTGTAGTAAGCTTGGGCATCATTGGGGTTAATTTGCAAGGCGTGGGCGTAGTCAGCAATTGCACCGATATAATTACCCATTGCTCGATAGGTGTTACCTCTGGCAACATAAGCTAAGGCATCTTGGGGTTGTATTTGGATGGCTTGATTAAAATCCGCGATCGCACCTTGATGATCTCCCAATAAAGAACGAGCTTTACCTCGGTTACGATAGACGATCGCATCTTGAAAGTTTAATTGTAAGGCTTGGTTAAAATCGGCGATCGCTTCTCGATAATTCCCCATTTTGCACCGCACCACTCCCCGACAGCAATAAGCCTGTGCATCTTGAGAATCAGCCTGTAATATCCAATTTAAATCAGCAATGGCTTGGCGGGTGTCTCCCTTTTCGGCTTTGGCGAGTAGCTGAGTAAAATAGTCGTTAACGGATGGAATCGGCGCACTTTTAGTAATGACTGACTGTGTAACGGGTTTTTGCGCGGGTTGTAGCTGTTTAATTCGTTCTAAGCACAGACGACAATTTTCTGTATCTTTTTGTTGTAAATATAAATCTGCGGCTTTTTTAAAACTAGCGATCGCATCTTGAATATACCCCTGTTTGCGCCGCACTATCCCCCGTAAGTCATGGACAGCAGCATAATTTATATTCAAATGAATCGCCTTGTCTACATCTTCTAACGCCCCTGGTAAATTTTTCAGTGCTAATCTTGCTAAAGCACGACAGTGGTATGCTTCCACACTCTCAGGATTTATCTTGAGGGCTTCAGTATAATCTGAAACAGCCTGAAGAATTGCACCTGAGTCATAATATGCTAAACCCCGTTTTAAGTAAGCTTCGACATAATAAGGAGTTAATTGTATAACCCGGCTAAAGTCCTCAATTGCGCCAGCATAGTCTTTTTGTTTGGCTTTCTCTAGTCCCTGATCGTAAAAGTTGTTATTCATCACTGTTGTTTACCCAACTCAGCTAGTTCTTAGCCCTATATCTTAAGTATTCACCGTGATTTTCAATTATTCCTAATCCCTAAGAAAATTAAACTATGAAAATTAGAACTATCACTACAGGTATATCACTTGATTCTCCACAAGAAACAGCCAAGCTAAAAATAGCTGCTGATTTTAACCAACAAGCCCAGGTAATTTTTGC from Nostoc sp. UHCC 0870 includes these protein-coding regions:
- a CDS encoding tetratricopeptide repeat protein, which codes for MNNNFYDQGLEKAKQKDYAGAIEDFSRVIQLTPYYVEAYLKRGLAYYDSGAILQAVSDYTEALKINPESVEAYHCRALARLALKNLPGALEDVDKAIHLNINYAAVHDLRGIVRRKQGYIQDAIASFKKAADLYLQQKDTENCRLCLERIKQLQPAQKPVTQSVITKSAPIPSVNDYFTQLLAKAEKGDTRQAIADLNWILQADSQDAQAYCCRGVVRCKMGNYREAIADFNQALQLNFQDAIVYRNRGKARSLLGDHQGAIADFNQAIQIQPQDALAYVARGNTYRAMGNYIGAIADYAHALQINPNDAQAYYNRGITYTFLEEMQNAVEDYQKAISIFCEQEDWENHQQVLDSLKQIQKSVPEAKQQKFNILRQRLLRLVGGYWELAQRLIEQKKDYYPGMTEEWYMQKVIDDLERDIRNS
- a CDS encoding PEP-CTERM sorting domain-containing protein translates to MTFISIDDPQAVPEPATLLGLGLAVGGMVISRRRHSR